The following are encoded together in the Geobacter sulfurreducens PCA genome:
- the recG gene encoding ATP-dependent DNA helicase RecG — translation MPVMKRSEDGSLLIPADLLGPLGLAPGDRVAVEADAEGRLVLTRSAAREPSVEVSLRQAIARKNLETPMQFIKGVGPKMAEILARKGIVTVEDALYLLPNRYEDRRQVVPMNRLRPGETCVFAGEVVSADVVTTKGGRRFFEVMARDASGVMSFKWFNYHAAFMRKAWQPGRRGIFTGQVTQYGLQREVHHPDVDWLAEGETVEAAMARDPVGFGRLVPVYPLTEGLNQKALRKVMKEVVDRFAPCVESALPARVIRERALLPLAEALGAVHFPAADADPRALEEGRDPAHRTLVFDEFFFLELGLALKRRGVTLEPGIAFSVNHTYTKPLLKLLPFALTEAQRRVLAEIKADMMAPHPMHRLVQGDVGCGKTLVALLAALVAVENGYQVAIMAPTEILAEQHYLNIHRWCEQLGVTVALLTSSLKGKAKAGALERVARGEVQIVIGTHAVIQDKVEFHRLGLGIVDEQHRFGVLQRGLLRKKGENPDILVMTATPIPRTLAMTVFGDLSLSVIDELPPGRTPVETKICTDSRRRQVYGIIRDEVAAGHQAYVIYPLVEESEKSELKAATQMAEHLANDVFPDLRLGVLHGRMKPEEKEAVMRSFKGREIDILVSTTVIEVGIDVPNATVMVIEHAERFGLSQLHQLRGRVGRGSATSRCILMASDRLSDDGVKRLRVMESTTDGFRIAEADLEIRGPGDFLGTRQAGIPDFRVANILRDGRILEEARAEAFDLAERDPELRAPGHEPLREELARRWGGRLELAGVA, via the coding sequence ATGCCCGTGATGAAGAGGTCTGAAGACGGTTCGCTCCTGATCCCCGCCGATCTGCTGGGACCCCTCGGACTTGCGCCCGGCGACCGGGTGGCGGTGGAGGCGGACGCAGAGGGGCGCCTGGTGCTGACCCGGTCCGCGGCCCGGGAGCCATCGGTTGAGGTGAGCCTCCGGCAGGCCATTGCGCGCAAGAACCTTGAGACCCCCATGCAGTTCATCAAGGGGGTGGGGCCGAAGATGGCCGAGATCCTGGCGCGGAAGGGGATCGTCACCGTGGAGGATGCGCTCTACCTGCTCCCGAACCGCTACGAGGACCGCCGCCAAGTGGTGCCCATGAACCGGCTCCGCCCCGGTGAGACCTGCGTGTTTGCAGGGGAGGTGGTGTCGGCCGACGTGGTGACCACCAAGGGGGGGCGCCGCTTCTTCGAGGTGATGGCGCGGGATGCGAGCGGTGTCATGTCCTTCAAGTGGTTCAACTACCATGCGGCCTTCATGCGCAAGGCCTGGCAGCCGGGCCGGCGGGGAATCTTCACCGGCCAGGTGACCCAGTACGGTCTCCAGCGTGAGGTACATCATCCGGACGTTGACTGGCTGGCCGAGGGGGAGACGGTGGAGGCGGCCATGGCGCGGGACCCGGTGGGATTCGGCCGGCTGGTGCCGGTCTATCCGCTCACCGAGGGGCTGAACCAGAAGGCGCTGCGCAAGGTCATGAAGGAGGTGGTGGACCGCTTCGCCCCCTGCGTGGAGAGCGCCCTGCCGGCCCGGGTGATCCGTGAGCGGGCGCTGCTGCCCCTGGCCGAGGCCCTGGGAGCGGTCCATTTCCCGGCTGCCGACGCCGATCCGCGTGCCCTGGAGGAGGGGCGGGACCCGGCCCACCGGACCCTGGTTTTCGACGAATTCTTCTTCCTGGAGCTGGGGCTGGCGCTCAAGCGGCGGGGAGTGACCCTGGAACCGGGAATCGCGTTTTCCGTGAACCACACATACACCAAGCCGCTCCTGAAGCTGCTTCCCTTTGCCCTGACAGAGGCCCAGCGCCGGGTCCTGGCCGAGATCAAGGCCGACATGATGGCGCCCCACCCCATGCACCGGCTGGTGCAGGGGGACGTGGGCTGCGGCAAGACCCTGGTGGCGCTCCTGGCGGCGCTGGTGGCGGTGGAGAACGGCTACCAGGTGGCCATCATGGCTCCCACCGAGATCCTGGCCGAGCAGCACTACCTGAACATCCACCGCTGGTGCGAGCAGTTGGGGGTGACCGTGGCGCTCCTCACGTCGTCCCTGAAGGGAAAGGCCAAGGCCGGAGCCCTGGAGCGGGTGGCGCGGGGCGAGGTGCAGATCGTGATCGGCACCCACGCAGTGATCCAGGACAAGGTGGAGTTCCACCGGCTGGGGCTCGGCATCGTGGACGAGCAGCACCGTTTCGGCGTGCTCCAGCGGGGGCTCCTGCGCAAGAAGGGGGAAAACCCGGACATCCTCGTGATGACCGCCACCCCGATCCCGCGCACCCTGGCCATGACCGTGTTCGGCGACCTGTCCCTGTCGGTCATCGACGAGCTCCCGCCGGGCCGCACCCCGGTGGAGACGAAGATCTGCACCGATTCCCGCCGCCGGCAGGTCTACGGCATCATCCGCGACGAAGTGGCCGCGGGGCACCAGGCCTACGTCATCTACCCCCTGGTGGAGGAGTCGGAGAAGAGCGAGCTCAAGGCGGCCACCCAGATGGCCGAACACCTGGCCAATGACGTGTTCCCGGATCTGCGCCTCGGTGTTCTCCACGGCCGGATGAAGCCCGAGGAGAAGGAGGCGGTGATGCGCTCCTTCAAGGGACGGGAGATCGACATCCTGGTTTCCACCACGGTCATCGAGGTGGGGATTGACGTGCCCAACGCCACGGTGATGGTGATCGAGCACGCGGAGCGGTTCGGCCTTTCCCAGCTCCACCAGCTGCGGGGGAGGGTGGGGCGCGGCAGTGCCACGTCCCGCTGCATCCTCATGGCGTCGGACCGGTTGTCCGATGACGGGGTCAAGCGGCTGCGGGTGATGGAATCGACCACCGACGGCTTCAGGATCGCCGAGGCTGATCTGGAGATCAGGGGGCCGGGCGATTTCCTCGGCACCCGCCAGGCGGGCATCCCCGATTTTCGCGTGGCCAACATCCTGCGGGACGGCCGCATCCTGGAAGAGGCCCGGGCCGAGGCTTTCGATCTGGCGGAGCGGGACCCTGAGTTGCGGGCCCCCGGCCACGAACCGCTCCGGGAGGAGCTGGCGCGGCGCTGGGGCGGCCGGCTGGAACTGGCCGG
- a CDS encoding TlpA disulfide reductase family protein: MRKFVRLLPLLILLALLGCSKEQKPAVQGNPAPDFTLNTLKGEVVKLSDLKGQVVLVNFWATWCPPCREEIPSMMRLEAAMAGKPFKMLCISIDDGGPVAVEDFFRKTGFNLPTLMDTDKQASKLYGVTGVPETFVVDKNGVILKKVVGGVQWDHPDVIAYLNGALAK, from the coding sequence ATGAGAAAATTTGTCCGCCTTCTGCCTCTGTTGATCCTGCTGGCGCTCCTGGGCTGCTCCAAGGAGCAGAAGCCCGCCGTGCAGGGAAACCCCGCCCCCGACTTCACCCTCAACACCCTCAAGGGTGAGGTTGTGAAGCTGTCCGACCTGAAGGGGCAGGTGGTTCTCGTCAACTTCTGGGCCACCTGGTGCCCCCCCTGCCGGGAGGAGATCCCCTCCATGATGCGGCTTGAGGCAGCCATGGCCGGCAAGCCGTTCAAGATGCTCTGCATCTCCATCGACGACGGCGGGCCGGTGGCGGTGGAGGATTTCTTCCGCAAGACGGGCTTTAATCTGCCCACGCTGATGGACACCGACAAGCAAGCCAGTAAACTCTACGGCGTCACCGGCGTGCCGGAGACGTTTGTGGTGGATAAAAATGGGGTTATACTCAAGAAGGTCGTGGGGGGCGTGCAGTGGGACCACCCCGACGTGATCGCCTATCTCAACGGCGCCCTGGCCAAGTAG
- a CDS encoding RNA recognition motif domain-containing protein, producing the protein MAKELYVGHMSYEATEDDLRRLFSVAGTVTSVHIITDPETGRSKGCGYVRMLTEEEAKEAIETLDGALLRNRVITVSVARPQKQATRPAPRRGKPGPGGRPGKKRPS; encoded by the coding sequence ATGGCCAAAGAGCTCTATGTGGGGCATATGTCGTACGAGGCAACGGAGGACGATCTGCGGCGGCTGTTTTCGGTGGCCGGCACGGTGACATCGGTCCACATCATCACCGATCCCGAAACGGGCAGGTCCAAGGGGTGCGGTTACGTGAGGATGCTCACCGAGGAGGAGGCGAAAGAGGCGATCGAGACCCTTGACGGGGCACTGCTCAGGAACCGGGTGATCACCGTGAGCGTGGCGCGCCCCCAGAAGCAGGCCACCCGTCCCGCTCCTCGCCGCGGGAAGCCCGGACCGGGCGGCAGACCGGGGAAAAAACGGCCGTCGTAA
- a CDS encoding sigma-54-dependent transcriptional regulator, with product MAEERQPARVLIVDDDVSLRRVLEYNLQEEGYDVITAGSGEEGLRLFDERSPALVVTDLKMPGMGGFRLLQEIKGRSPDTAVIVITAFGAVETAVDAMKAGAYDYITKPFNRDALKLTVKKALEMLGLSRENRRLREALTEREDYRSIVGISRRMEEVFRVVDRVADTDATVLITGESGTGKELVARAVHTRSSRRAAPFVAVNCAAIPRDLLESELFGHVKGSFTGAVRDKAGKFQQAEGGTLFLDEVGELPVELQSKLLRALQEKEVQQVGGTEVRKLDVRVVAATNADLEQAIEEGRFREDLYYRLSVIPIHLPPLRERKEDIPLLVRHFAARHGGDRVAFAPETLEVMADYGWPGNVRELENTVERLLIMRCSDTITPADLPDKVRSRRAPSTECPVISLPDEGYSLEQLEREIVVEALERNNWNQSSAARFLRIPRHTLIYRMEKYQITAPERKK from the coding sequence ATGGCTGAAGAGCGGCAACCTGCCCGGGTGCTGATCGTCGACGATGACGTATCGCTGCGCCGGGTACTCGAATACAACCTCCAGGAGGAGGGGTACGACGTGATCACGGCGGGCAGCGGCGAGGAGGGGCTGCGCCTGTTCGATGAGCGTTCGCCGGCCCTGGTGGTCACCGACCTGAAAATGCCCGGCATGGGGGGATTCCGGCTCCTGCAGGAAATCAAGGGACGTTCGCCCGACACGGCGGTCATCGTGATCACCGCCTTTGGTGCCGTGGAGACGGCGGTCGACGCCATGAAAGCCGGGGCCTACGACTACATCACCAAGCCCTTCAACCGTGATGCCTTGAAGCTGACGGTGAAAAAGGCCCTGGAGATGCTCGGGCTTTCCCGGGAAAACCGCCGCCTGCGGGAGGCTCTCACGGAGCGGGAGGATTACCGGAGTATCGTGGGCATCTCCCGCCGGATGGAGGAGGTCTTCCGGGTCGTGGACCGGGTGGCCGACACGGACGCTACGGTCCTCATCACCGGCGAATCCGGCACCGGCAAGGAACTGGTGGCCCGTGCCGTGCACACCCGCAGCTCACGGAGAGCAGCCCCCTTCGTGGCGGTCAACTGCGCGGCCATCCCCCGCGATTTGCTTGAGAGCGAGCTGTTCGGCCACGTCAAGGGTTCCTTCACCGGCGCTGTGCGCGACAAGGCGGGAAAATTCCAGCAGGCCGAGGGAGGGACCCTCTTCCTCGACGAAGTGGGCGAGTTGCCCGTTGAACTCCAGTCGAAGCTCCTGCGGGCGCTCCAGGAAAAGGAGGTTCAGCAGGTGGGGGGCACCGAGGTCCGGAAGCTGGACGTCCGGGTGGTGGCCGCCACCAACGCCGATCTGGAGCAGGCCATCGAGGAGGGCCGCTTCCGCGAGGACCTCTACTACCGCCTCTCGGTCATACCGATTCACCTGCCGCCGCTGCGGGAGCGGAAAGAAGACATCCCCCTGCTGGTGCGCCACTTTGCTGCGCGGCACGGCGGCGATCGGGTAGCCTTTGCCCCGGAGACCCTGGAGGTCATGGCTGACTATGGCTGGCCGGGCAACGTCCGGGAGTTGGAAAATACCGTGGAGCGGCTCCTCATCATGCGCTGCAGCGACACTATCACCCCGGCGGACCTTCCCGACAAGGTACGCAGCCGCCGCGCACCGTCGACGGAATGTCCCGTTATCAGCCTACCCGACGAGGGATACTCCCTTGAGCAACTGGAGCGGGAAATCGTGGTGGAAGCCCTGGAACGGAACAACTGGAATCAGAGTTCGGCGGCGCGCTTTCTTCGCATTCCGCGCCATACACTCATCTACAGGATGGAGAAGTATCAGATCACTGCACCGGAGAGAAAAAAATGA
- a CDS encoding VOC family protein gives MAGASVSIQLAVADLDATEAFYVGILELDVNRALTARGAPEHLELRSGDWEIIFVDESAVVQAHPFLGERLEEYPKGVGMTIHVQVQGIEDIFDAVVEEGLDVVYPLEEKPYGVKQFWCFDPDGYLLVVEEPHRSRRANSVRKNKGA, from the coding sequence GTGGCCGGAGCCTCCGTCTCAATCCAACTGGCGGTGGCCGACCTGGACGCCACCGAAGCCTTTTACGTGGGAATCCTCGAACTGGACGTGAACCGCGCGCTCACCGCGCGGGGCGCGCCCGAGCACCTGGAGTTGCGCAGCGGCGACTGGGAGATCATCTTCGTGGATGAGTCTGCCGTGGTCCAGGCCCACCCTTTCCTGGGCGAGCGCCTGGAGGAGTACCCCAAGGGCGTGGGGATGACGATCCATGTGCAGGTGCAGGGGATAGAGGATATCTTCGACGCGGTGGTGGAGGAGGGGCTCGACGTGGTCTATCCCCTGGAGGAAAAGCCTTACGGCGTCAAACAGTTCTGGTGCTTCGACCCGGACGGTTACCTGCTGGTGGTGGAGGAGCCGCACCGGTCGCGCAGGGCCAACAGCGTGCGGAAAAATAAAGGGGCGTGA
- a CDS encoding cytochrome c biogenesis CcdA family protein, with protein MESTNITFVGAFVAGLLSFLSPCVLPLIPSFITYITGLSFADIQSEHPTHKVRQQTIVHSLLFIAGFTFVFVLLGASATFIGGFLHEHMNVIRKVGGALIVIFGIHVSGLVPIHLLLGEKRLQVHRKPAGYLGSFLVGLAFAAGWTPCIGPILASILMVAATEETVTKGILLLFTYSMGLAIPFFLSSLAMHQFLTFFNRFKKHIRILEIVTGLFLVVVGVMIFTNYLSVLSRYTMKWFGGM; from the coding sequence ATGGAATCAACCAACATAACCTTTGTGGGCGCATTCGTGGCGGGACTCCTGTCCTTCCTGTCCCCCTGCGTGCTGCCGCTTATTCCGTCCTTCATAACCTACATCACCGGCCTCTCCTTCGCCGACATCCAGTCCGAGCACCCGACCCACAAGGTGCGGCAGCAGACCATTGTCCACTCGCTTCTCTTCATCGCCGGCTTCACCTTTGTCTTCGTGCTCCTCGGCGCCTCGGCGACCTTCATCGGCGGATTCCTCCATGAGCACATGAACGTCATCCGCAAGGTTGGCGGCGCGCTGATCGTGATCTTCGGCATTCACGTATCGGGCCTCGTGCCCATCCATCTCCTGCTGGGGGAAAAGCGGCTCCAGGTCCACCGCAAACCGGCCGGGTACCTGGGCAGCTTCCTGGTGGGGCTCGCCTTTGCCGCCGGCTGGACCCCCTGCATCGGACCGATCCTGGCTTCCATCCTCATGGTGGCCGCCACCGAAGAGACCGTGACCAAGGGGATCCTTCTCCTGTTCACCTATTCCATGGGGCTGGCCATTCCGTTCTTCCTGTCGTCCCTGGCCATGCACCAGTTCCTGACCTTCTTCAACCGCTTCAAGAAGCATATCCGCATCCTGGAGATCGTCACCGGGCTTTTCCTTGTTGTCGTCGGCGTGATGATTTTCACCAATTACCTGAGCGTCCTTTCCCGCTACACCATGAAGTGGTTCGGGGGAATGTAG